In Struthio camelus isolate bStrCam1 chromosome 4, bStrCam1.hap1, whole genome shotgun sequence, a genomic segment contains:
- the SMYD1 gene encoding histone-lysine N-methyltransferase SMYD1, whose translation MTKGGMESVEVFTAEGKGRGLRAQKEFLPGDVIFAEPAYAAVVFDSLTHIICHTCFKRQERLHRCGQCKFAYYCDRTCQRAAWLDHKNECSAIKRHGKVPTENIRLAARIMWKMEREGSGLAEGCLVSIDDLQNHVDNFGEEEKKELHTDVESFLEFWPPQSQQFGMQYISHIFGVINCNGFTLSDQRGLQAVGVGIFPNLCQVNHDCWPNCTVIFNNGNHEAVRSMFHTQMRIELRALSKISPGDELTVSYVDFLNVSEERRKQLKKQYYFDCTCEHCKKQIKDDLMLAVKGENKPSAETVKEVIQFSKDTLEKINKARLEGVYHEVVRLCRECLKKQEPVLGETNLYLLRILSIASEVLSYLQMFEEAADYAKRMIDGYLKIYHPNNAQLGMAVMRAGVTHWHAGLIEAGHGMICKAYAILLVTHGPSHPITKDLEVMRVQTEMELRMFQQNEFMYYKMREAALKNQKIQVMPEPTNETSPSLFHKKE comes from the exons ATGACCAAAGGGGGAATGGAGTCCGTCGAAGTGTTCACAGCGGAAGGCAAAGGCCGCGGCTTGAGGGCGCAGAAGGAATTCCTGCCCGGGGATGTCATCTTCGCAGAGCCAGCCTACGCTGCTGTGGTTTTTGATAG CCTGACTCATATCATCTGTCACACCTGCTTCAAACGGCAGGAAAGACTCCACCGCTGCGGCCAGTGCAAGTTCGCCTATTACTGCGACCGGACCTGCCAGAGAGCGGCCTGGCTGGACCACAAGAACGAGTGCTCTGCGATCAAGAGACATGGCAAGGTGCCCACCGAAAACATCAG gctggcagccCGTATCATGTGGAAGATGGAGAGGGAAGGCAGTGGACTGGCAGAGGGCTGCCTGGTCTCCATTGACGACCTGCAGAACCATGTGGACAACTTtggtgaggaggagaagaaggagctGCACACCGATGTGGAGAGTTTTCTTGAGTTTTGGCCGCCGCAGAGCCAGCAGTTTGGCATGCAGTACATCTCCCACATATTTGGAGTG ATCAACTGTAATGGCTTTACCCTCAGTGACCAAAGAGGACTGCAGGCTGTTGGTGTGGGTATCTTCCCCAATCTCTGCCAGGTCAACCACGATTGCTGGCCCAACTGCACTGTCATCTTCAACAACGGCAa tcATGAGGCTGTAAGATCAATGTTCCACACACAGATGAG GATTGAGCTGCGGGCACTGAGCAAGATTTCTCCCGGGGACGAGCTGACCGTTTCCTATGTGGATTTCCTCAACGTGAGCGAGGAGCggaggaagcagctgaagaagcagTATTATTTCGATTGCACATGTGAGCACTGCAAGAAACAGATCAAGGATGACCTGATGCTGGCTGTGAAAGGGGAAAACAAG ccctctgcagAGACAGTGAAGGAGGTTATCCAGTTCTCCAAGGATACGCTGGAGAAGATCAACAAGGCCCGCTTGGAGGGAGTTTACCATGAA GTTGTGAGGCTGTGCCGTGAGTGCCTGAAGAAACAGGAGCCTGTGCTGGGGGAAACGAACCTCTACCTCCTGAGGATCCTCAGCATTGCCTCAGAGGTGCTCTCCTACCTCCAGATGTTTGAGGAGGCAGCTGACTACGCCAAGAGGATGATCGACGGCTACCT gaaaatatACCATCCCAACAATGCGCAGCTGGGGATGGCTGTGATGCGGGCGGGAGTGACCCACTGGCATGCTGGTCTCATTGAAGCTGGGCATGGCATGATCTGTAAAGCTTATGCCATTCTCCTGGTCACCCACGGACCTTCCCACCCAATTACCAAAGACCTGGAG GTCATGCGTGTCCAGACGGAGATGGAGCTGCGCATGTTCCAGCAGAATGAGTTCATGTATTACAAAATGAGGGAAGCTGCCCTCAAAAACCAAAAGATTCAGGTCATGCCAGAACCCACCAATGAGACCTCACCCAGCCTCTTCCACAAGAAGGAATAA
- the FABP1 gene encoding fatty acid-binding protein, liver: MSFTGKYELQSHENFEPFMKALGLPDDQIQKGKDIKSISEIVQDGKKFKFTVTTGSKVLSNEFTIGEESEMEMPGGEKVKAVVHMEGDNRLVANMKGLKSVTELNGDIITSTLTFGDLSYKRISKRI; the protein is encoded by the exons ATGAGCTTCACTGGAAAGTATGAACTCCAGTCCCATGAAAATTTTGAACCTTTTATGAAAGCCCTTG GGCTCCCCGATGATCAGATTCAGAAGGGCAAGGACATCAAGAGCATCTCAGAAATCGTGCAGGATGGGAAAAAGTTCAAGTTCACCGTGACCACCGGCAGCAAAGTGCTGAGTAACGAGTTCACCATCGGGGAGGAGAGTGAGATGGAGATGCCGGGGGGAGAGAAGGTCAAG GCTGTTGTGCATATGGAAGGTGACAATAGGCTGGTGGCAAACATGAAAGGGCTAAAATCTGTCACTGAACTCAACGGAGACATCATCACCAGT ACGCTGACCTTCGGAGATCTCAGCTACAAGAGAATCAGCAAGAGAATCTAG